The segment ATCACGCAAGGGCTGTCAGGCGCGGTCTAACTCGCCCGTATTTGGTCGTGGATATGCCGTTTTGTTCGTGCGCCACGCCCCAGCTTGCGCTTAAAAACTGCGCCAAAGTCTATGAAAAGACAGGTTGCGACGCCGTTAAAATCGAGGGCGGAAAGGACTTTGCCGCTACCGTCGAGCTTCTTAGCAAAAATGGCATTGCCGTTATGAGCCACATAGGACTGCGCCCGCAACTTTCTCGCTTTCAGGGTGGTTACAAGGTAAGCGGTCGTGAGAAAAATGCGCTAAATTTGCTTCTTGATGACGCCAAAGCCGTGCAAGATGCTGGGGCGGTTTTGCTTCTGCTTGAAGGCACGGTCTCTGGCGTGGCAAAAGAAGTTATGAGCGTCGCAAATGTCCCTGTCATCGGTATCGGCGCAGGTTCATGCGACGGACAGGTGCTAGTGTGGAGCGATATGCTGGGCTTTTTTGACGAATTTAAGCCAAAATTTGTAAAACGCTACCTGAATGGTGCCGAACTTGTGCGAGAAGCTGTGAAAAACTACGCTAACGATGTAAAAAAAGGCATTTTCCCAAGCGAAGAATTTGAGTATTTGAAGTAAATTTAGGCGTTTTATATGAAATTTTATTTGTAAAAAATTTATCAATATAAGGTTTGTTTTGAAATATAGTATCGGTAAAGTAATTTCTAAGTCGATTAAAGAGAGTAAATGGCTTAGCATAGAGTATGTCAATCAATACGGCAAAACAAGCTATTTTTGGTGCGCGGTTTTGGATATCGATGTAGAATACAAAAAATTAAAAATCGATATGTTTAATATCGGCGTGTTTAATCATGGCGAAGGAATAGACGCCAAAGGCGGAAATATCTTTTTCGACAAGATAAAAAGAGCCAAGGTCATCGACGGGACATATTATTCGTGCGAACCGCATTTAATCGATAAAATAGAAAAAAATATCTCGGAACTTGCGTGGCTAGAATTTGATAATTTCGACGACAAAATTTTAGAATATTACAGCGAAGCAAAAAAGCTCGATGTCGATCCATGTCAAAATGATTATTCAAATGTCGATGGAATCGATGTTAGAACGCTACTAAAAAATGAGAAAATTTTACTAAGCGACGAGCAGTTTAAAAGTATCGTAAATGATATTTACGACAAAGAAAAATTTGAGCAACAAAACAAATATTCGCAACTTGCAATCAATAAATTATCGATTTACGACAATAATAAACTCTATGTGGTTGCGTATTATCCGCTGTTTTTGGATATAAAAGAAAAAAGCTTGATGATTAATGGCGAATTAATAATCAATAATAGCTTTTTGATTGACGGAAATAAAAAATCGTTGGCTGAGTATTTGAGCATGAATCCAAGCGAATTTGCTGGATTGTTGCAGGTTGATTACGAAAATACAAA is part of the Campylobacter sp. VBCF_01 NA2 genome and harbors:
- the panB gene encoding 3-methyl-2-oxobutanoate hydroxymethyltransferase, with translation MAKITINDLYKMKENSEKIVMITAYDALFAKIFNDQVDMVLVGDSLNMSFGGHDETIGISVDEMIYHARAVRRGLTRPYLVVDMPFCSCATPQLALKNCAKVYEKTGCDAVKIEGGKDFAATVELLSKNGIAVMSHIGLRPQLSRFQGGYKVSGREKNALNLLLDDAKAVQDAGAVLLLLEGTVSGVAKEVMSVANVPVIGIGAGSCDGQVLVWSDMLGFFDEFKPKFVKRYLNGAELVREAVKNYANDVKKGIFPSEEFEYLK